One part of the Candidatus Eisenbacteria bacterium genome encodes these proteins:
- a CDS encoding EutN/CcmL family microcompartment protein, whose amino-acid sequence MFLAQVVGKIVATIKHNDLHGRKILLVRPLDSSLAPTGKTVLAVDSVDAGSGDVVLVADEGNAASQVLGMERGPVRTVIVGVVDNVDIVSDSSS is encoded by the coding sequence ATGTTCCTTGCGCAGGTCGTAGGCAAGATAGTTGCAACAATAAAGCATAACGACCTCCACGGTAGAAAGATTCTCCTTGTTCGACCCCTGGACTCTTCCCTGGCTCCCACGGGGAAGACCGTGCTCGCCGTGGACAGCGTGGACGCAGGTAGCGGAGACGTAGTGCTGGTGGCCGATGAGGGCAACGCCGCATCGCAAGTACTGGGAATGGAGAGGGGACCCGTGAGAACGGTGATCGTGGGCGTCGTTGACAACGTGGACATTGTGAGCGATTCCAGCTCGTGA